In the genome of Pirellulales bacterium, one region contains:
- a CDS encoding autotransporter-associated beta strand repeat-containing protein — MSRILPLAWAAVAMVAAINIAAPAARAANGSWLANPGDNNWIPTSGDTNWSGVGQGVNTFPGAGFGTANTDIATFNVASPTLTVTLPSHLNIAGLTFDTAAGGYTFQTGAFFLTSGGTIQIASTLSAAQTETFSTAINLEGNYTFTDANTTAGTLLLFNGPISLDTGTASSTLTVNGAGNTTINGAISNGGATLGLTMSGTGTLALGSATNSFTGATLVSSGFLQYNVAGSQSTSAITVNAAGTVVAGAGFTNPLAGLAPLISAGSTGTLALGANDSEAFTPGAAIVLGAANGTSVTYSGTITPAAAGYLFGGNSSGTLTVSSAQGGASALTKSGASNTVVLSGANTYTGVTSINAGILNAGIAEVAGTSGPFGKQAANAVNTIVFGGGTLQYSAANNNDYSGRFSTAANQPISIDTTGRNVTFASVLSSAGGTLNKLGGGTLTLAAANTYTGATTLSGGILNAGFAEVAGTSGPLGKSAAANTGNIVFNGGTLQYSAANNNDYSGRFSTAANQAYKIDVNGRSVAFATALTSAGGSLTESSTIAGGALTLSAANTYTGGTTLNSGTLALNFAETAGTSGPLGKSAAANPGNIILGGGTLQYTAANQFDYSGRFSTAASQLYNVDVNGQSVTWATALTSAGGSLTLSSTAAGGTLALSGANTFA; from the coding sequence TTGTCGCGCATTCTCCCGCTGGCTTGGGCTGCGGTGGCGATGGTTGCCGCCATCAACATTGCCGCACCCGCCGCCCGCGCCGCTAACGGCTCCTGGCTGGCAAACCCTGGCGACAACAACTGGATTCCGACTAGCGGCGATACCAACTGGTCGGGTGTGGGTCAGGGTGTTAACACGTTCCCAGGCGCCGGCTTTGGAACGGCCAACACCGACATTGCCACATTCAATGTGGCCAGCCCGACGCTCACCGTGACCTTGCCGAGTCATCTGAACATTGCCGGGCTTACGTTCGACACTGCGGCCGGCGGGTACACGTTCCAGACCGGCGCGTTTTTTCTCACATCCGGCGGTACGATCCAGATTGCCAGCACTTTGAGCGCAGCTCAGACCGAAACATTCAGCACCGCGATCAATCTCGAGGGCAACTATACCTTTACCGACGCCAACACGACGGCGGGGACACTGCTCTTGTTCAACGGGCCGATCTCGCTGGATACCGGCACGGCAAGTTCGACGCTTACGGTCAATGGCGCAGGAAACACCACGATCAACGGCGCCATTTCCAACGGGGGGGCAACCCTCGGCCTCACCATGTCGGGCACCGGCACACTCGCGCTCGGCAGCGCCACCAACAGCTTCACCGGCGCTACGCTCGTTAGCTCGGGCTTTCTTCAATACAACGTTGCCGGGAGTCAAAGCACATCGGCAATCACCGTTAACGCCGCTGGAACCGTGGTCGCCGGCGCCGGATTCACTAATCCGCTGGCCGGGCTGGCGCCGTTGATTTCGGCCGGTTCAACCGGCACCCTGGCTCTCGGCGCCAACGACTCCGAGGCCTTTACGCCCGGCGCAGCGATCGTTCTTGGCGCTGCGAACGGCACTTCTGTCACCTACTCGGGAACAATCACTCCAGCAGCCGCCGGTTATCTGTTCGGCGGCAACAGCAGCGGAACTCTGACCGTCTCGTCGGCGCAAGGCGGCGCCAGCGCCTTAACTAAATCCGGCGCGAGCAACACGGTAGTCCTCAGCGGCGCGAACACCTATACGGGCGTCACGTCGATCAATGCGGGTATTCTCAATGCCGGGATCGCCGAAGTCGCCGGCACATCTGGACCCTTCGGTAAGCAAGCGGCCAATGCGGTGAACACCATCGTCTTTGGCGGCGGCACCCTGCAATACTCGGCCGCGAACAATAACGACTATTCCGGCCGTTTCAGCACGGCGGCCAACCAACCCATCAGCATCGACACCACCGGCAGGAATGTGACCTTCGCCTCGGTGCTCTCCAGCGCCGGGGGCACACTGAACAAGCTCGGCGGCGGAACTCTAACGCTCGCCGCCGCGAACACCTACACCGGAGCGACGACGCTCTCGGGGGGCATCCTGAACGCTGGGTTCGCCGAAGTCGCCGGCACATCCGGTCCCCTCGGTAAGTCGGCCGCGGCCAACACGGGCAACATCGTATTCAACGGCGGCACACTACAATACTCGGCCGCGAACAATAACGACTATTCCGGCCGTTTCAGTACGGCAGCCAACCAGGCATACAAGATCGACGTTAACGGCCGGAGTGTGGCCTTCGCCACCGCTCTCACTAGCGCCGGCGGCTCGTTGACCGAATCGAGCACTATCGCGGGCGGCGCGCTGACTCTTAGCGCCGCGAACACCTACACCGGCGGCACCACGCTCAACTCGGGCACCCTCGCGCTCAATTTCGCGGAAACGGCCGGCACGTCCGGTCCCCTCGGCAAATCGGCCGCGGCGAATCCCGGCAACATTATCCTCGGGGGCGGCACTTTGCAGTACACGGCCGCCAATCAATTCGACTATTCCGGCCGATTCAGCACCGCGGCAAGCCAACTGTACAACGTCGACGTCAACGGGCAAAGCGTCACGTGGGCCACGGCCTTGACCAGTGCTGGCGGCTCGCTCACGCTATCGAGCACCGCCGCGGGTGGCACGCTGGCTCTCAGTGGCGCCAACACGTTCGCC